A portion of the Scleropages formosus chromosome 13, fSclFor1.1, whole genome shotgun sequence genome contains these proteins:
- the rom1b gene encoding rod outer segment membrane protein 1b: MALLKIKFTFQSRVRLAQGLWLLSWLAVIAATLTFSMGVFLKAELHKRSEVMDNTEIHAVPNTLIVVGLASLGINFFAGRICQDALDTTRFPRWKSFLQPYFILSLFFTLLMLVAVIMSYAMKGNLEESLKIGLKNGIRFYKDTDIPGRCFQKETIDRLQMDFRCCGNNNYKDWFEVQWISNRFLDFTSKEVKDRIKSNVDGRYLIDGVPFSCCNPESPRPCIQHQLTNNSAHYNYEYQTEELNLFNRGCREALVSYYMGIMNSIGAGVLSVFILQMSVLVSVRYLQTATEALVGQENTEIETEGYLLEKEVKETIKEKMDTILKFLPINQVDAAAGQGSAEVGEKPATPAS, encoded by the exons ATGGCACTGCTGAAGATTAAATTCACTTTCCAAAGCCGCGTGCGCCTGGCTCAAGGACTGTGGCTGCTGTCCTGGTTGGCCGTCATCGCTGCGACCCTCACCTTCTCCATGGGGGTCTTCCTCAAGGCGGAGCTTCACAAAAGGTCCGAG GTGATGGACAACACAGAAATCCATGCCGTCCCCAACACCCTAATTGTGGTGGGCCTGGCTTCCTTGGGCATCAACTTCTTTGCTGGCCGGATCTGCCAAGATGCTCTGGACACCACTCGCTTCCCACGCTGGAAGAGTTTCCTGCAGCCCTACTTTATCCTGTCCCTCTTTTTCACCTTACTCATGCTGGTTGCTGTCATCATGAGCTATGCTATGAAGGGCAATTTGGAAGAGTCACTGAAGATTGGCCTGAAAAATGGTATTCGCTTCTACAAAGATACAGACATACCAGGGCGCTGCTTCCAGAAGGAGACTATTGACCGGCTTCAGATGGACTTTCGTTGCTGTGGGAACAACAACTACAAGGACTGGTTTGAAGTGCAGTGGATCAGCAACCGATTCCTGGATTTTACCTCCAAGGAAGTTAAGGA CCGGATCAAGAGCAATGTAGACGGACGCTATCTGATAGACGGGGTTCCCTTCAGCTGCTGCAATCCTGAGTCTCCACGGCCCTGCATCCAGCACCAACTGACCAACAACTCTGCTCACTACAACTACGAGTACCAGACTGAAGAGCTGAACCTCTTCAACCGTGGCTGTCGTGAGGCTCTCGTCAGCTACTACATGGGCATAATGAACTCCATCGGTGCCGGTGTACTGTCAGTCTTCATCCTACAG ATGTCAGTACTCGTGAGCGTGCGTTACTTGCAGACTGCCACGGAGGCTTTAGTGGGGCAGGAGAACACCGAGATCGAGACCGAAGGGTATCTCCTGGAAAAAGAGGTGAAAGAGACCATCAAGGAGAAGATGGACACTATCCTCAAGTTCCTTCCGATCAACCAAGTGGATGCTGCTGCAGGGCAAGGGTCAGCTGAGGTCGGAGAGAAGCCAGCCACACCAGCCAGCTAA